The following DNA comes from Catenulispora sp. EB89.
AGGCCCGGTCAGCAGCCCGACGCCGATCGAGGCGGCGATCCGCGCGATGTTCCCCACGAACACCACGGCCATCGCCGCACCGACTGCGAGTGCCAGCCGGCCCCGGGCTCCCGTCGGCCGCAGTACCGCGAGTCCGCCCAGCGCCAGCAGCGAGGCCAGCGACGAGCACGCCGGTGTCAGGATCGCGGCGAACGATCCGCGTGACCGGGCGTCGACGATGATCGAAGCCTGATAACCGCGGGACACGCCGCCGACGCCGAGCGCGTGGAACACGTCCACGGTCGCCGCGGTCTCCACGCCCCGCATCCACCGCTGCAACAGCACGAAACCGGCGATCGTGAGGGCCAGCAGCATCCCGATGCGCACGAACACGCGCCACGGTTCCGGCCTCACGACGGCACCTGCCGCGCCGACGATCCGGACGGCCCCGGTCCCGACCGCCCTGAAGGTCCCGACCGCCCTGAGGGCCCCGACAGCCCCGGCCCCGAACCTGCCCCCGAACCCGCCCCCGACCGATCCGTCCGCACCCACGTATAGGAGGACCCTGACAGCCCGTCGAACCAAGCCTTCCCGCACAACACCGCCGACACCAGGAACATCGGCAGAAACCACACCAGCGCCAGCACATCGGAGCGACGCGTCCGCGCCAACAACATCCCGC
Coding sequences within:
- a CDS encoding exosortase/archaeosortase family protein, with the protein product MRPEPWRVFVRIGMLLALTIAGFVLLQRWMRGVETAATVDVFHALGVGGVSRGYQASIIVDARSRGSFAAILTPACSSLASLLALGGLAVLRPTGARGRLALAVGAAMAVVFVGNIARIAASIGVGLLTGPSALVLFHDWVGSLFAFAYTLGGFVLMMWFLLPRDGVALDDLCLAAADGVRHES